From the Streptomyces sp. NBC_00390 genome, the window CAGCTGTTCGACGAGGCGGACATGCACGGCATGCAGGCGCTGGCCTATCGCACCCTGGCGGACCACGAACCCGGCGCGGCGAGCACCGCACAGCGGCACGCAAAGCGGGCACTGGAGCTGCGCGAGGGCGGGCGGCAGCGCTCGAAGATCTTTGACTACATCTCGCTGGCCTCGGCCTGCTTCATCGCCGACGACCCTGAACAGGCCGACCGCTACGCCAGGCTGGCGCTGGTGTCGATGGGGGAGACCTCCTCGCACCGCACCTGGGACAGGCTGCGGGAGATGTACCGGCTCACGGGTCAGTACGCCGGATACGCGAGGATCGAGGATCTGCGTGAGGAGATTCAGATCGCACTGCCCAACAGCCCCTCGAAGAAGCTGAGGAGCACCGAGATCTAGACGCTCCGGACCGTTCTCCGGATCCGTCCGCCGGACGGGTCGGTACCAGGTGAGCAAAGCCGCTCGCGCCCGCACGCGCCCTACCGCACAGGCGACCCCGTCACTCAACTCCCGTACATCACTGCCCTCGTAGCAGAGTCTCGCCCGCCCGCTACGAGCTGATCCTTGCCACCATCACACAGGCGTCGACCTCGCGGTCGTTCTCACCGAACTCCTCGACGACCACACGCACGCACTCCTGCGCGTCACGGGCCTTGGCGAAGCGCGGCGCCAGAGCCGTGAGCCGGCCCGTGTCGCACTCGCCGGCCACGTCCCTGTGCGTCAGCCCGTCGGTGTGCAGGACCAGCAGATCACCGGGCAGGAGGGCCAGTTCCGCCTGCTCGTATGTCGCGCCGGGGGTTGCTCCCAGCAGCACACCGCCGGGTGTGGCGAGCGCGCGTCCCGTCCCGTTGCGGAACAGCACCGGGGCGGGGTGCCCTGCCTGCGCCCAGGAGAGGGTGCGGGCCACCGGGTCGTAGCGGCAGCACACCGCGCTTCCCAGGGCGGGCTGTGACGAGGTGTCCAGCAGCTGGTTGAGATGCTCCATCAGCTGCCCCGGGTGGATGCCCGCCACGGCCATGCCGCGCAGCGCACCCAGGACCGTGGCCATTCCCGAGGTCGCGGCGACCCCATGTCCGGTGAGGTCGCCCACGCTCAACAGTGAGTCACCACCGGGCAGTTGCAGCGCGTCGTGCCAATTGCCACCGATCAGTGCACCGCTCGCCGACGGCAGATAGTGCGCGGCGACGTCCAGCGCGGCGGGGCCGTCCAGGGGGAACTGCAGCGACCCGCGCCACGGGGGCAGGACCGCCTCCTGCATCTCGACCGCGAGCCGGCGCTCGGTCTCCTCGATGTGCTGCCTGCGGCGCAGCGAGTCACGGGTCTCACGCACGGCGCGCTGACTGCGGCGCAACTCGCTCACGTCCCGCAGGACCGCCCACATCGATGCGGTGCAACCGTCCGCGTCGAGGACGGGCTCGCCCATCATGTGCACCGTGCGCACGCATCCGTCGGCGCGGACCATCCGGAACTCGCCGTCGATGGGTCGTCCGTCGACCAGGCAGTCGGTCACCAGCGCGGTGAGCAGCGACTGGTCCTCCGCGAACACCATGGACGGCAGTTCGTCCAGGGACATGGGGCCGCCGGCCGGATCGCGCCCGAGGATCTGGTACAGCTCGTCCGACCAGCTGACCTCGTCGGTGAGCAGATTCCACTCCGCGCTGCCGACCCGGCTGAGCAGCGAGCCGGTGGCCGCCGCGCCGTCCGCCTCGTACTCGGCGAGCTCGCTGTCGACGGCGTCGGCGCCCTCCTGCGGCAGACCCTCCTTGAGCTGCCCGAGATGTGCGCCGAGATCCTCGAGATGATGGACCGCCAGGTCGCACAGCGCCCGCTGCCATCTGCCCTGCGGGTCGTCCTCGGCCACTGCGGCGTCCCGACGTACGGCGTCGATGCCTCCGCGCAACTGACGCGTCTGGGAGATCAGCGCATCAACGGTCTCGTGCTCCGGCGGCTGGGCGGGAAGGTCCGCGAACACATGGGGCGGCATGTCGTACTCCGATACAGGCGCGGCCACGGCCAAGGTCCCGACAGGGGGGACCGGTTACGACTGTTGCACAGGGAGCGATGGCCCGTAAGGCATTTGGCAACACTCGATCCGGTGGTGCCTTTGTCATATGCCATAGGCTCTCCGGGTAATCTGCGGGGGAACAGGAGTTACGCGCGGGTATACGGGGGAGTAGCTATGACCAGCCAACTTCGGGCGCCGGCCACGACTTTGTCGCCGGCTCTGCTGCTGCGCCCATGGCACGAGAGGGACCTGCCCGCCCTCATCGCCGCCTACCGCGATCCGGACCTTCGCCGCTTCACCAGGACGCCCGTGGACAACCAGGACGACGCGCTGCGTTGGCTGGACATCCGGCACCAGGGCCGGCTGACGGGAACCTACCTCGCCTTCGCCGGGTTCGAGGAGCCCGAGGACGGCACGGAGGGCCGGCTGGTCGCCAATGTCGTCCTCAAGCGGCCCGATCCGGGCGCACCGGGCGCGGAGGTCGGCTACTGGACCGTCGCCGGCGCCCGGGGCACGGGCGTCGCCCCGCGCGCACTGGACACGCTCACCGCATGGGCCTTCGAGAGCTTCGCCGACGACGGCCTGCGCCACCTCGAACTTCTGCACCAGGTGGACAACACCGCCTCCTGCCGTGTCGCCCAGAAGTGCGGGTTCCGCTACGAGACAACCCTTCCGGCCCGTCCGCCCTTCCCGAACGACGGCCATCTGCACATCCGCCGGGCCCAGGAGAACAGCAGGTCAGGGCCATTGTCAGTGGTGGACGGCAGTATGGGGACATGACGACTTCACCCGCCGTTTCCGCCGCTGCTGCTCCCGCGGCTGCCGTCACCGACGCCACCGCCTACGCCGAGGCCGTCCAGACCGCGGCGCAGGCCGCCGCCGCGTACTACGCGACGGGCGAGAGCACCCTCGACGACGACACCTATGACCGGCTGGTGCGCGGGATCGCGGCGTACGAGCAGGCGCATCCCGATGAG encodes:
- a CDS encoding GNAT family N-acetyltransferase, which translates into the protein MTSQLRAPATTLSPALLLRPWHERDLPALIAAYRDPDLRRFTRTPVDNQDDALRWLDIRHQGRLTGTYLAFAGFEEPEDGTEGRLVANVVLKRPDPGAPGAEVGYWTVAGARGTGVAPRALDTLTAWAFESFADDGLRHLELLHQVDNTASCRVAQKCGFRYETTLPARPPFPNDGHLHIRRAQENSRSGPLSVVDGSMGT
- a CDS encoding PP2C family protein-serine/threonine phosphatase encodes the protein MPPHVFADLPAQPPEHETVDALISQTRQLRGGIDAVRRDAAVAEDDPQGRWQRALCDLAVHHLEDLGAHLGQLKEGLPQEGADAVDSELAEYEADGAAATGSLLSRVGSAEWNLLTDEVSWSDELYQILGRDPAGGPMSLDELPSMVFAEDQSLLTALVTDCLVDGRPIDGEFRMVRADGCVRTVHMMGEPVLDADGCTASMWAVLRDVSELRRSQRAVRETRDSLRRRQHIEETERRLAVEMQEAVLPPWRGSLQFPLDGPAALDVAAHYLPSASGALIGGNWHDALQLPGGDSLLSVGDLTGHGVAATSGMATVLGALRGMAVAGIHPGQLMEHLNQLLDTSSQPALGSAVCCRYDPVARTLSWAQAGHPAPVLFRNGTGRALATPGGVLLGATPGATYEQAELALLPGDLLVLHTDGLTHRDVAGECDTGRLTALAPRFAKARDAQECVRVVVEEFGENDREVDACVMVARISS